The DNA sequence ACAAGCTTAACTGGGCTACTATCTCTTAAAATCCGAGctgaataccctcggatttccaTGAATGGAAAAAAATCCTGTAAAATCTTAATTGAGAACACTCTCTTTAATCTGCAAGATGCTAGTATAGATAGTGACTCTCTTTGCATAGAGCAAGCCCTCAACACAAACAAGCCAAATCATATGGAGTGTGTAAAGTGTAAACACCATTGAAAATTGCAGATTAGAACTTAGAAGCAGGAATGATTTTTGTGTTAGACATGTAAGAAAGCAAGCAAACCAAGCTGCTCATTTGATGGCTAGAGCTCTCTGTATGCTCAATAGCTTCAATGAATTTCTATCCCCTCCATTATGTTCCTCGGAGACACAACTGCATGAACTTCAGTTGATTtcacaaaacaaaaaaagagGCTTTTTATACAcaataaaatacattataatttaataaattaagtgGTGAGCAAAATTCGAACACCAGATGACTATCACATCCTCCTCATTTGGTTTTGTTTTGAATCATATCCGAgttatataacaaaattttatttatttattttttgtaagggagttatataacaaaatatttagTTCCGTCAAATAACCGTATTAGCATGGACGGAGGTAGCATGGGGCCAGTTGTAGTACTTGCCCCGACCGAtcttcataatatttatatatctctTGGGTCCAGGTCCTTAGCAATACATATGCCGGATGAATCCAGCAACCAGGATTAAAACAAAGTTTTAATATGTTCAGCGCATTTTTAGTCGGTGCTGGACGGGACTAAAAAAACGCTcgacatattaaaatatttttttaatcctgACCGCTGGATATTTATCCTGCGGCCAGGAACCTGTATGATTTTTAACATGTCCCCGCCACAAGTGGGACCTGGACCCATATCTCTtatatctttaataaaaaaCTTGTTTTACCCTCGTGGTAGAGTTAGAACTTTCTAGTGAAGACACAAGTTTGAAATCTAAAATTGtgacaacaaaattattttgtcagcataattttttttatccccAGGCCAAAATCCTAACTCTGTTCCTGCGAATTGTTATACAAACTATTTAAGAAAATCGTTTgttgtatagtttttttttttttttttgaaaatgagaataaatctcaacgagaatcggcaattcaccgtgataattctttcattcaagaaagcttattatctaaccgtcggacatgcaagatgaccggggaaatttagacaataaaactttaatgtccgaaaagaaaaaccggtcttcttccaagaatcctgaaaataaaacaagaaaaacaagaaaaatataagtcgatatatttaacagattatattaaaatattcccacaatcatgataactcatgattgagacaattaagctcttaattaaggcataataataaaatattattgtccttaattaagacacaattaacaccTTCAAATAAGGCaaacgccctcaataaagaggcataatttacgccctcaaaggcacaattaacgccctcaattaggaggcacaagtaacgccctcaattaaggcacaattagtgCTTTCCATTCTGAAACCGAATCTCATCCCGAAACCGTCGTCGCCGTCACCGCAACCATCGGCCTCCACCGCTATGCTGTCGGTCAGGTTGCCTCGTAGTATGCGAAATGAACAACGAAGCGTCTCATTTGTAACACGAAAAATcgccaaaaacaccaaaaaccaaacaaaacacaaggattaaacaaacaaacaaatactcacaaacaaacaagattaaagtcAACACATCTTCacaattccactcaaaataaatcagaaaatgaaAGTAGCAAACCGTAGTTTATTTAACTGAACTAACATGTGTATATTCATATGGTGGTGAGAAAGTTATTATATTACTATCATTCAAACACGACAAATCACATGAATATCACCGCAACGAACCCCAGTAATAAATTAAATGCAGACAGTAAAACatcaatcaaaaaataataatctcgATGATAATAAACTCAATGAGGatcaaacactataaaatacaatGCAGAATCAAAAACACGTGTTGAGTTGAATGAAGCAAAGAGAAGAAAACCTGATTGGAGCCGAAACGACAGTGAATGCGAAAAGACTCTAGGGTAGAATGAGACTCTAGGACAGTGCTGATTTAATCCTGTCCGGTTGCTGTCCCGATTTCGGAATGCGAGAAATCATCCATTTTCAGGTTTTCTAGCGCCGATGAGTCTCCGGTAAAGACATCGAAAAAATCGAGAAAGAAATCGGGGTTTGTGTCCCGCGGAGGAGGTAACGATGGGAATGAGAAACGCGGGGTTTGGGCACACTCCACCTTTGAATCAACTGTATTTACAAAAAAACATGCGGTGGCCTTGACTCCACACCTTGGATAAGACTATTCCCCACCAGAGAACACTGTTTTGTTGTATAGTTAGACTGTCTGACTATACAACAAACGATTTAGCTGGCATTTAAATTCAAACATCAGTTCCAACGATATACCCAAATTAGTTCCACTCAAAGCCCAATTCAGACATCTCCCAGAGTGAAGATCGAGTGAAAAGATGTTGAGTTCAAACACTTTCCTTAAACCCAACACCACTCTTCACACTCAATTATATTATCCAACATCCTCATCATCTCCCCAACATATCTCACCAAATCCACCTCGAAAACATCGTCAAGTTCGGCTAATTTCAGCTAAAACACCACCACCCATGGCCCATCAGGCCCCACCATTGCCTGTCCCTTCCATTCCTAATCCTAGTATCAAGCTCTTGTTTGTTGAGATGGGTGTCGGCTATGATCAACACGGGTCTCTTTCACTTTTCATTTATTaaagaatttataattttatatatctgtAAGAGATGTTGATATATGACTTGGGTTTAACTTCTTATATGttgaaaaaacaaaaatgtACAGGCAAGATGTTACAAAAGCAGCAATGAGGGCTTGCAGAGATGCAATTACTTCCAATTCTGTTCCTGCCTTCCGCGCAGGTGATTgctgtttttttatatgatttgcagaTTGCAGAGTGATTGTTATTATGAATGTGTATGTAATTAGCTTTGATTAGATATTGGTTGTATTTTATGTACAGCAAGTGGCTTTGACTGGATTAATTTTGAAGTAAAAGTTCAGTTCTTGAAAGCTATTAATCGGAATTTTATTCACTTGTGCTTGTTAAGTGACAAGTGACCAGGATCATATTGGATTCTAACATTCCCGCTCACTTGAAataccaggatcatattgtaTTCTAGTAGTGTTGGTTTGGGTTATTGTAAGTGTATCAAGAGGATTGCCCAATTTTCTTGAGGCTTCTTGGTTTACGGTATTTGAACTGACATGATTTTCGGACACTTTCCTTGTTCAACTGCAAGTCATCCACACCGACCTTATAAAGTGAGTTAACAGAAGAGATTGAAATTTACATTTCAAGGAAGGGATTATAAGTTGGAACATTTGGATGATACCTTTGTGTTTCTATACTTATATTATCACCTTAAATCATGGAATCCACACAGAAATTTCTTggtgaaattataaaaattgtataaaaaccTAGGATTTTGTTTTTCTATGACTATCTATCCTTTCATCTAGTGCTGAAGTCAGATCTCATGGCTGCCAGGAATGAAGTCTGTAACCTGTTTCTGATTGAATATCTGTGATATTTGATAACTACATTTTATATTGCAAGTAGATCTCTACTTTTAGAATTTTTCCCTTAGACATTTTGACATTGTTGACAAActaaactttttttttccttaattaTTATGGTCttttgtttaatattattagatagaaTAGCATTTGAGCATTGGCATTTCCCTTTTAAATTGGAACGTCTTATAGACTtatattgaaatgttttgttGGTTCAGGGTCTATACCTGGCGTTTCGTTTGAAGAGATGAAGCTACAGATCAGGCTTGGAGTCCCTCAACCTCTACAAAATTCGCTAGACATTGAAAAAGTGAAATCCGTTTTTCCTTAGTAAGTATCTCCCCTTAGTATTTGTTCTGTCGGCTGATTGCCTTCCGCCTAAATGATTTCAATCTTCCTTGAGATACAAAATTTGATATTGTTATACCCTTGATGGATAAGACCAAGTATGTGCTGAAGAAATATATTAACAGGCAACctatattgtaaaatatatatactttaaaaTGTACTATAGTACTTCAATTTCCCACAAAGTAGTGCAGTCTTAGACAAAGATAAACAATGTTAGTTGTGTATTTCTGTTAGTTAACAGAACTGAACATGCATAAAATTTTGTCTCCTTGATTTCCAAAGTGGTTGCACAAGGAATTTATTCGGTAGAAGTTCGAGTTTAAACCTTACAGGATCTGCGGGCTTGTTgtgatgaaaagagaaaaaaaaaagtggcgTGGTGACCGAGCCTTGAACAATTAAAAACAGTCATGTTGCACATCACTCCCCTCCATGTCAAAAGAGACGATCTAAATTCACCCTCGCATTGTTTTTATTTACAAAGTGTATAACGATTGCTGAAACTTGAACATAATTACTTCTATATGTATTATGTTTTTTGCACAATGTCTTGAGTTTCCACACATTAAtttgagatttatatattttgtaagtcCAGCAGTTGATTATTCATTCTCATTACTTAAATAATTTCTTTTCCTGTCATTTTTGTTGGGGAAACTATAAAACTTTGACAGCGGAGACATTGTGCTTTTTGAAGTTGTGGATGGTGGACTAATATGCTCCAGTGGAGTCCATGTAGAAGAAATGGGAGATAAAACTGATGAGTGCTACATAGTAAATGCAGCTGTTTATGTTGGCTACTGAGTTCCTGATTGATGTTTATCAATTCCTATATAGTAGTGCAGATGACTGAGTTCCTGATTAAATGTTTTAATTGTTAATGTCTTTATAGATCATTCTTAAAATTTTCCCATATTTAATCTGTTCTACATAGTTCGATTGACTCTTAATAGTCGGTCCACTGTATGGGTTACAATATGAGTAACCAAGTtcatagtttttatttttaatagccattttgtaaaatatggaTGATGAGTAGAACAGTTACTGATAATAAATCAAATGGCTTATATTTTTCAACAGAGGATATCCGGTCAGTCACTATTGGCATGTTTATAATATACCAAATTACCAAGTTCATACATTTTCGGAGTGCATGTTGGTAATTTTGGATAACATGGATGATGAGTAGATCAGTTGATTGTTGATGACCTTTTTTACATTCTCTTCAGCATTCATTGGcatgtttataaattttgagCTCTCTTAAACATGGTTGCTTGCATATTTGATCAAATCGGTGCCAAGATTGAGTCGTAGGAGTACATTTAGAGTTGGCAATGCTACTTTTTAGGAAGATAGGAGACAGGGGCCTCATATAGAGTAGAAAAggaatatgagataatatccaGGAGAATGTTGACTGCAGGACTATAAAGTAAACTTAGTTACATCAAATTTTCAAGTTAAACTTGTGTAAACAGACATACAAAACATACATAGTTCTTATTTCATTCACAGTAATTGAACTTGCTTGGTCAGTTACTTTACAGTTGATTCTTCTTCCCTAATCTGCCCAAGTAGACATACACAATTACCTTTCTTTAAGACCCATATTACACAATTGATGGTCGTAGAATGATTACAAGTAAATATACTATAATGAAAAGGAAGCTGAATAATCTATACGTTTGTCCCATATATCTGTATGTTCACATCAAGAAGCTGCATAAAGAATTTGATTCCATGTATCAGGCAAGCCAGGAAGGCACCAGTGGCTGCAATCCATTCCAGAATGATCATTACTATAAGCTGACGGGTGGCCGTCTTTCCTTAGCTGGGAGAGTGTCGTGATGTCAAGCAGGTAAACTTGTTTCGTCATTGAACTCAGTACTTTCTTCAAAATAAGAGACGCTGCAGGTTCTCCTGCTGGATACTTCGACCCTGTTAGCGGCCCTAGCTCCCCATAACAAGTTTTGGATTTTGAATTCCATTCCCTGCCCCTGTTTTTACATGATTTCATGATGTTACTCATCCTACGATTATTGAGAACTGCCTTATAAGTTCATATTCTACCAGTGTAGATATAAGCAAATTATTTTGTATGTTGTGATGCAGTAGTGTCAGAATTACTAACTGATAATGCGTAGGAGAAATCCCTTGAAAGAAAACTTTAGTCTTGGAAGTGTCGATGTTTGAATCAACCCATCTAGCCCATGTATTCAGTCCTTTGTAAAATGCTGTCAAACGGTCCATGTCTTTTCTCACGGTAGTTCCATCTTGCACATAATCCCATCTGAAATGCAGAAAATTAATACTTACTATACGTGAAAAACTTACAATGAGATAAAAATGTGTCTGAGAGTGTATTACGGTTGAGATTTCCCTGTGTGAGTCCACCAGTGCCATGTGTTGAATATTAGCATGTCTGTTCCCCTCCATGCATTTCCTCCATTAATTGAATTCAGTTTCAGTACTCTCCCAATCTTTTCTCGCACTATGTCCACTAAGTAAACTGTATGGTATAGCACTATCGATAGTCCATATTCCTGCGTGTTGTTTAGTATTTCTGTTCAgttaaagatataaaaaaaggtTCTGCATTCATCTCATTCGTATTGTTGAGATGCAAAATGTTATTTCAGATGCAAAAAAGGTTACTGTGCAATGAAATTCTTGCACATTATTGAGTCCAACAGAGTACTACACAAAGAAACTGCCATGAATGTGAATACAAGTTGCAGCCACCTAACTAATGGACCCCTTCATATTGTTGATCAGAGAGTGAGCCTTAAATTTTCATTTGGCATATTGTTATAAATGCAATAGCTGGACAATAACATTCCCAGACACATGAATGTTGATTGTTGAGATGAAACATCTTCGACAGAACCGGTGAGGATTGTCTCTTAACATGCATTGAGGTCAATCCGGCAGTGCACATGACTCACGCATCCTAGTTATTAGGAACTGCCATAGAAGGTCTGATGTACACTATATCACCTTATTTTTTATAGATAGATTGTTATTGATTATAATGAAAAAGACTTCCAGGTGAATTCCCAAGATTGTTCTCTTAGATAGAAGTTCAGTAGATGAAACCAAGGGAGAATACCACTGCAGCAAAGCTTTACTCTCATTCTTCAACAAGAACATGTGTCTCGGTGTGTGTCTGTGAACAGTGACGGAACCAGGATTGTGAGAAATCCGGgactaaaattaaaacaaaaaattttcgaGGTCCAGCACCAACTAGAGTCTATGATGCTTTTCCCTAATTTCACTGTCATGTGTGGGAGCAGGCTCTACTTGCATCGTGATGGTGGGAGGAAGATGAGGGAAGCCATTAATTATTGGAGTCTTGTAGACGTTACAGTCAAGTTCAAGAATGTCCACTGATAGACACTCATGCTTTACATCCGGATAGATGATCATAagaatctacttatatataagtAGTAGCACAACAGGTTCGTGTTAagcctcctgagcaaataaattacctagctccgaacctgagcctaactccgaacctaacctcttctcatatatataataaaaatgtaaTTCATAAGAGTCGAACTCAGTACCTCTTCGAGAAGAATACATCACTCAAGCCACTTGAACcacacaaacaattagtttgTTACTCAAAATCATTAACcacatactttaaaacttttgtatttatattcgtttcaatatcctatttatttgagataagttattatttcagttaagtttcatatattgtttgcatgatagattaatatctataaattaattatttacgtagataaatttaaaattgaaaatgaatatgaataatcgggttcgagtcatgattcagatttctaaaaatagatataattcatattccaATAAAAATGAACGAATTCAAAGGCGATTTTTAAAGAGATTATgatattttggagaacacgaaTTAAGGTAGCTGAAAGAATATTCCTGAtctttagaatattttttttattttaaacttatgaattcagaatttgatgtgtaactaaattttttttaaaaaaaaattatagatctaagaatagtgacaatacatcaaatttggtgtcaaaagatatatctaaatgatgtaattttggtgatatatgtatttgacatactataacttgtgatatgaaggtgaatttaaggaaattctatattgttaatcaaaagtcaactatataataataaaacgcgtttacgcGAACTACAaaaaagatttgagttataaatattacttggttaaataaaataacacagagaaataagttatatatattaaagtcttaaaactataatttttaatataccatcattcaatatataacataccagttaaataaaatgattcaaactacaattaaattaatcatttacaaattaaactaataaaatataattaattctgaatcggataatctgacgcgatacagtgaaaactaatatctcattaaacgggactagaacaagaatattttttcataattcaaaatatcgaatatatgacttgatctttatcaattgaacatgatatgctacattAATCACTCTtaataaatacgagtatcaaaatatttaaaaaagtgAGTTTACACAAacctaaaaaagtaactacacgactaattgaactaaatatttcatGGTTTTACGAGcttcatgatgcctaactcacatctactctattttttctatttgaaattccagaaaatcatttgtttgggatctggtttataaggattacatgaaaaatcattaaaagtcttaaccGACAAgctaaaaaactaattatagaaaattaaaattttataacgagataatgttatatcatactgtatcaaagtaataatcatctaatatttttaaattaacaatataaatataatacgttgaaatactatataattgatatgaaaaataaaaggataagacacatcaaaggtgtcagaaatttttgggATGCAATTAtacggttagtagttcaattgatgcttttataataaaataaggtatgtGTCTTTTTACATACAACTTATGTTTCAATTTCTACTTATGCAAATTgcaaaagggttaattatcaagttggtcactgaaatgggcttaatatatcaagttggtcactgaactcaaaacggtatcaagatggtcactgaagtggccataaatatcaaacaagtatctgGAAATATAAGtttaagcagtaaaaatattatttataaaattttacacattatttttgaatgttacaaaaaccaagtaaaaggttatgccttctaatatttatgataatatatttagattttatcaagtttatttattatttatttttaattaatacaaaaaaaaaactatataataaaatataaatataaataaacttgataaaaatataaatatattattttaaatactagaagtcataaccttttagttggttgtggtaacatttaaaaataatgtataaaactttataaataatatttttactacttgaactcatatttcaaggtacctatttgatatttatagtgactttagtgaccatcttgataccgttttgagttcagtgaccaacttgatacattaagcccacttcagtgaccaatttgataattaacccaattgCAAAATATGTGCAACATATggtaaaaagaatgtgttgatgatctggtccatcatgtatcactttaacaattatgcaaatgtacgctcaaaaaagaagaaataaatgtaaggcagcgcggaccacacatcttcatttaatcatgatttaggatatcgtaattcacatatcaagaacaagttttcatcaaaattatggtatattagttgaaataatatagtaatttcaacaataaattacagatacttttaatgaggtataataaatttaaaatctaaaagtttcaatattaatttcgaatataatttcgaacatagataatataataatggtctctatatcctaacgaatttgaatatagaaatatcagttcaaatgtagtttttgatctataatgttttttaaaatatactcccttcgtcccatttcaagtgaccttatttgactttcacggagattaaaaaaaaagtggtAAAAAAAGAGTgaatttagttggaaagtgggtaaagtggtggaacatatcaaaatttgataatagatttgagatagtggaggtaaGTAGtaagtgtaatagtgtttatttaataaaaaagagtactccctccgtccctaaatacttttcctgtttgtacttttcacgttggCCAATACACATTTataatcgttaatatctttcatttcgtagtcgcattatatataaaaacctcactgtattaaagtactcgtgaataggcctgtaaatggatcggatatccgatccgatccgacccgatccgtggttaaataaatggatatggatccttattaaaaaaatccgatctgctaataatccgatccgataataatccggtccgataaagaatggatatggatatgatcaaatccgatctgttaacgatccgatccgattcatacttaactatattatatattttatattatattgtattataatataatataatataatatattattattaatatatcacatacaaaataaaaatttctaaagatacaAGACAAAAtcttaaatcatattttcttataatcgaTCAGCCGCTCCTAATTCTTGACATGGCTCTCACTCTTGTTATCCGATTAATCTAATAATCACTCCTTTTTTATGTAGAGTGAGTATAAACGCAGGAGCTAACTCTTTCACTTAAAACCTCCTCAATCACATGGTTCCGTATTTAAGAcatatttatcgattttaatccttattaatagaggagcaaatcataatttacttcctccaaaagtattaagcaacttatttattatttttctatttacttgaTTAATTATGTGTTGaagttttttattaaatactgctttattagttttttttacctattacgctaaagtttatgtattaatatagctagaaaatatcacCTTTTTTTGTATGAAAGTTAAAACATTGTTcacggtgaaaaaatatatttcataatttttagtggatcggggctccgatccgattatccatgatccgagtggaccggatatggattgacttgtaaaatatccgactcttgatccgatccgatccgaatccgataaatttaaatggatcaggatatggatttagctagatccgatccaaatccgatccgtttacaggcctactcgtgaatacgaatctaacaagatcactcatgactatatttagttttatagattagatgtaaattagtaatttgtgtcatgttatgaacagtaccgacatcccaaataggaaaagaataaagaaacggaaggagtagaaaatagagaagtagtaggtgtaatagtgaaaagtagtgtttaaaaatagtaagtataattagttcattattttagagatgtcCCAAAAAACAATAAGtgtcatataaaatgggacgaagggaatagtacttattattactatcaatgctattaggttgcaaatattacatttttcatatttacatattttgtcaaaaaaataaaatgtaatagttacgctcgaaacaatataatgacacacggatattatttaaaacaaaatacaaaCCCAAGGCCCGAACGAGAACAATATTacacatgaatattatttaaaacacagcaaaaactagaggcccgtgcctcgcacgggcttttatgctagtttagCATTAATAAATGAAGAGAAAAGTAGGTATTACTTATATTAAGTGGATAGGAAAGTGATTAATTCTTTTTAATGTTctttaaaaacaattaaaatctATTGAAGTACTATTCAATAGATGTGTCTTACTCAGATGCCAACTAATATATCATACAAATATAGTGCTTGAAGCTTTTGATGTCATTTTACAGACATGTGATAGTATATCAAGTCTTTGTCAAGTTCTATATCAATCATTAGCATTCTGAAGTGAGTGCTACTCTTCTTAAGTTGCATTTAAATTACAACTGCGAGACTTTTGACAGATTTAATTATCttatataattatcaaattaaattcatattaGTTGACATGATTGTAGAATTTAAGGTCTCCAATTCGGATgctgtttgattgattttggaTTTTGAGACCGATTCTTGTTGTCATGGTTGGTGAACAGtcattattttacattttttatcaataaaaaatttctcaGGAACGAAGAATAATAAAGAAAacatcatataaatataataacacCATCATTCTCCAGACAGAGATTGCTGGAACAACAAACAATCCGCAGAAAATATGGAGGAAGAAAACACAAATCCTTCCCAACAGTAACAAACTCACTGTTTTATATCCATGGATGGGACTGGTTAGGTGGCCAACTATTTTCAggactataatatttttttaatatatttaatgtttttttcAGGATTATTTAACTTCTTTTTTAATACGTTTTGTGTTTTTTATCCATTGGACGCCGACGGGACTCATCCGGAGCTTTTTAAGGGCTGGACGAAATATTTTCCTCATTCAACAATTAAAAAGcgcttaatatattaaaaatttgttataatctTGTCACGTAAATAGTCCTAAGCCATCAATAACTGGGACCGGGACCCATCGATGTAACGGGTTTACGGTTTAGGCGTCCATGCTGTTTATAATTATCGACTTCTCGTAAAGAGAGCGAGAAAGATGCCAGTCACGTGTGTAAAATATAATGACAGTGTGAAACGTTTGATGCAGCAAAACTTACAGGACCAGCAAGCGGTAATAATGAAAACAAGACACAatgcttagcaaaaaaaaaacaagacacAATAAAACAGTAGTAACTGAAAAGAAAAGCAAGCACTTCACTAACCTCAAAAGTAACTGATGACACCAATTCTCTCCTCACATAAGTGGTTCTAGACTTGGGCACCGACGCATGAAGCATACAACACAGTGATTGCCACTCGTTGAGACTCAGTGAGTCACCCACAAACATTATCTTCTTTCCTCTCCATCTCCTCAGAAAATCCAAACCATTAAACCTACAACAATACATATGATTTTCATGTCAAACCATTTATAAACAACTTGCATATTTAGAATCTTTACTTTATAACCAAAAAGCACAAACAGACACATATTTATCCACACATTAGAT is a window from the Daucus carota subsp. sativus chromosome 8, DH1 v3.0, whole genome shotgun sequence genome containing:
- the LOC108199652 gene encoding uncharacterized protein LOC108199652, whose product is MLSSNTFLKPNTTLHTQLYYPTSSSSPQHISPNPPRKHRQVRLISAKTPPPMAHQAPPLPVPSIPNPSIKLLFVEMGVGYDQHGQDVTKAAMRACRDAITSNSVPAFRAGSIPGVSFEEMKLQIRLGVPQPLQNSLDIEKVKSVFPYGDIVLFEVVDGGLICSSGVHVEEMGDKTDECYIVNAAVYVGY
- the LOC108199651 gene encoding protein trichome birefringence-like 38; protein product: MGSHYTLVFFKLLTLFILLQALVVKTEDTVFNETSLRGKKLGGGKCNFFQGKWVVDASYPLYQSSNCPFIDQEFDCIKNGRPDRQYLKYSWQPNSCNLPRFNGLDFLRRWRGKKIMFVGDSLSLNEWQSLCCMLHASVPKSRTTYVRRELVSSVTFEEYGLSIVLYHTVYLVDIVREKIGRVLKLNSINGGNAWRGTDMLIFNTWHWWTHTGKSQPWDYVQDGTTVRKDMDRLTAFYKGLNTWARWVDSNIDTSKTKVFFQGISPTHYQGREWNSKSKTCYGELGPLTGSKYPAGEPAASLILKKVLSSMTKQVYLLDITTLSQLRKDGHPSAYSNDHSGMDCSHWCLPGLPDTWNQILYAAS